From Jiangella mangrovi:
GTTCCCAGGCACGAGTCGTCGTCACCGGGCTCGGCGCCACCACGCCCGTCGGGGGCGACGTGGCGTCGACCTGGGAGTCCCTGCTCGCCGGCCGGTCCGGCGTGCGCAAGCTGACCCAGGAGTGGGTCGCCGAGCTGCCGGTGCAGATCGGCGCACCGGCGGCCGTCGACCCCTCCGAGGTCCTCCCCCGCGTCGAGGCCCGGCGGCTGGACCGCTCGGCCCAGTTCGCGCTGATCTGCGCCCGCGAGGCGTGGGCCGACGCGGGCTTCGAAGGCAAGTCGAGCGCGGCGGGGCTGGACCCCGAGCGCGTCGGCGTCGTGTGCGCCTCCGGCATCGGCGGGCTCACCACGCTGCTCTCGAACTACGACCAGCTCCGCGACGCAGGCCCGCGCCGGGTGTCGCCGCTGGCCATCCCCATGCTGATGCCGAACAGCCCGTCGGCCAACGTGAGCATCGACCTGCAGGCGCAGGCCGGCGCGCACACCCCGGTCAGCGCGTGCTCGTCCGGCGCCGAGGCCATCGCCTACGCCCTCGACATGATCCGGCTCGGCCGGGCCGACGTCGTCGTGGCCGGCGGGACCGAGGCGGTCATCTCGCCGCTGCCCATCGCGGCGTTCGCGAACATGATGGCGCTGTCCAAGCGCGACGACGACCCCACCGCCGTGAGCCGGCCGTTCGACAAGAACCGCGACGGCTTCGTGCTCGGCGAGGGCGGCGCGCTCATGGTGCTGGAGTCCGCCGAGCACGCCGAGGCGCGCGGCGCGACGATCTACGCCGAAGTGGCGGGGGCCGGCATGAGCGCCGACGCCCACCACATCGCCCAGCCGGAGCCGTCCGGCCGCGGCGTCATCACGGCCATCCGCAAGGCGCTGACCGACGCGGGCCTGACCCCCGAGGACATCGCCCACGTCAACTGCCACGCCACCTCGACCCCGGCGGGCGACGTCGCGGAGTCGCTGGCCCTCAACACCGTCTTCGGCGACCGGATCACGTCCATCCCGGTCACCGCACCGAAGTCCATGATCGGGCACCTGCTCGGCGGCGCCGGCGCCGTCGAGTCGCTGGCCACGGTGCTCACCCTGCACCACGGCCTGGTACCACCCACGGCGAACGTCGACGACGTCGACGACGACGTCAACCTCGACATCGTCCGCACCACCCCGCGGAAACTCGACGACGGTCCGCTGGCCGCCCTGAACGACTCGTTCGGGTTCGGCGGGCACAACGTCGTCCTCGCCTTCAGGAGGCCCTGATGACCGCTCTGGCAGATCGCCCGGCATCGGAGAAAGCGGCCGCGCCGGGCAAGCCGGCGAAGCCGCCGCGTGACGAGGACCCGCGCAACCCGAAGCACCGGCTCACCGCCCACTTCGACGAGGGCTCGCTCGAGCTGATCAGCCCCGACGACCTCAGCGGCATGCTCGCCGCCGTCGGAACCGTGCACGGGACGCCCGCCGTCGCGTTCTGCTCCGACGCCACCGTCATGGGCGGTGCCATGGGCGCCGACGGCTGCCGCGTGGTCGTCGAGGCGTACGAGCGGGCGCTGGCCGACGGTGTCCCGATCATCGGCCTGTGGCACTCCGGCGGCGCGAGGCTGCCCGAGGGCGTGCTCTCGCTGCACGCCGTCGGCGAGATCTTCGCGATCATGACCCGCGCGTCGGGCAAGATCCCGCAGCTGTCCGTGGTGCTCGGCCCGGCCGCCGGCGGCGGCGCGTACGGCCCGGCGCTCACCGACATCGTCATCATGGGACCCGAGGGCCGCGTCTTCGTGACCGGCCCCGAGGTCGTCCGCTCGGTCACCGGCGAGGACGTCGACATGCTGCGCCTCGGCGGCCCCGAGCCGCACGGCCGGCGCTCCGGCGTCGTCCACGTCGTCGCCAGCACCGAGCGCGAGGCGCTGGACCACGCGCGGCACCTGGGGTCGCTGCTGGGCGCGCAGGGCTCGCTCGACGTCGACGCCGTCTCGGATCGTGACCTCGGTGTCCACTTCCCTGAGTCGGCGAAGCGCGCCTACGACGTCCACCCGATCGTCGCCGACCTGCTCGACGAGGACACCGGGCTCGAGCTGCACCCGCGCTGGGCGCCGAACATCACGACCACGCTGGGCCGGTTCGGCGGACGCACCGTCGGCGTCATCGCGAACAACCCGCTGCGCCTCGGCGGCTGCCTCGACTCCGCGTCGGCCGAGAAGGCGGCCCGGTTCGTGCGCATGTGCGACGCGTTCGGCGTTCCGCTGTTGGTCATCGTCGACGTCCCCGGCTACCTGCCCGGTGTCGGCCAGGAGTGGGACGGCGTCGTCCGCCGCGGCGCGAAACTGCTGCACGCGTTCGCCGAGGCGACCGTCCCGCGGGTGACGCTGGTGACCCGCAAGGTCTACGGCGGCGCCTACATCGCGATGAACTCGCGTGCTCTGGGCGCCACCCGGGTGTTCGCCTGGCCGACCGCCGAGGTCGCCGTCATGGGCGCCGTGGCCGCCGTCCGCATCCTGCACCGGCGCAAGCTGGCCGAGGTGGCCCCCGAGGTCCGCCCGCAGGTCGAGGCCGAGCTCGCCGAGGAGCACCAGCGCATCACCGGCAGCCTCGATCGCGCCATCGAGATCGGCGTCATCGACGAGGTCATCGAGCCCGCCGTCACCCGGTCGGCACTGGCCGCGGCCATCGCCGCCGCACCCGCCGGGCAGCGCGGCTCGCACGGCAACATCCCGCTGTAGAACGCCTTGGTGCGGCCCGGTTCGCCGGGCCGCACGGCCGGCCCTCCTTCGAGGGCCGCCTGGTCGCGGCCGCCGCCCGCCGCTCGGGCTGATCTGTTCGCGCGATGGGTGAGGGATCGGTGTCGCCCTGGCGACACTCTTCCCTCACCCAGGTGCGTGGTCGAGGGATGGTGTGAGCGTTTGCAGGGGCTATGGCGCCAGTAGGCGCTCACTCATCGGCCGAGCGTCGAGTCACCGCCAGCCGGTCGAGGAAGGCGGCCTGCGCTTTGACGATCTTCTCGCGCGCGACATCGAGCGAGAACCACTCGACCCCGGTCCACCTCCGGGAACTCCTGCATCCGGCCCGAGCGCGGCGGCCACTCCAGCTCGAAGGTCCCGGGCACGACGGCGTCCGGGTCGAGGTCGCCGCGCAGGGCCCACGCCGTCACCGTCTTGCCGCCGGACTGCTTCACCGTGCCCAGCTCCACCAGGTCGCCGTCGGGCACGGGGAGGCCGAGCTCCTCGGTGAACTCGCGTCGCGCGGCGTCGACCGGCGCCTCGCCCGACCGGCCCTCGAGGCCCGACACACGGAGCGCCCCGGACCCTGAGGTCCGGGGCGCTACTACGTGGTGAGGCCGCTGTATTTCCCGGTCACCGGGCCGGGGACAACCACCGATGCCGGAGCGGCCACGTCTTGAGGTGTGTTACTTGTCCGTGACCATACCGAGGTCTTCGCCGCTTGTGAAGCCCCTGTCGCGGACGAATTTCGAGACGCGTGAGACGGCGCCTCCGAGCTGCTCAGACGACCTGGTGAAGCCACCGGACGGGGGCTCCGTCGCCCGCGTACCGGAACGGCTCGAGCTCCTCGTCCCAGGGCGCTCCGAGCAGCCGGCGCATCTCCTCCTCGAGGTCCGCCTCGCCCAGGGACGCCTTGACGACGGCGGCCTTGATGCGGTCCTCGGGGATCATGATGTCGCCGTGCACACCGGTGACGGCGTGGAAGACGCCGAGCGTCGGCGTGTACGAGTAGCGCGCGCCCTCGCAGCCGGGACTGGGCTCCTCGGTCACCTCGAACCGCAGGTGCATCCAGCCGCGCAGCGCCGAGGCGATCTTGGCGCCGGTGCCCGAGGCACCCTGCCAGGACAGCTCGGCGCGGTACATGCCGGGTGAGGCGGGCTGTGGGCTCCATTCGAGCTTCACGCGCACGCCAAGAGCGCCGGCCGCGGCCCACTCGATGTGCGGGCACAACGCCGACGTTGCGGCGTGGACGTACAGGACGCCACGAGTCGTCACCGGATCCTCCTGCGGTTCGAGGGACGCCTTCCCCTGCGACCTCGTTCCCGTCCAGGTGAACCTGCGACGTGTCCCATTGTGCACGACGAGTTGCCCGGCCGCCATGTACCGGGGGGCGGACGGACTCGGCGTGTCTTCGCGCTGTGGAGTGACGACGGCGCCGGCCGCCGGTCGCGACGGCGTCAGCCTGCGGTCGCGACGGCGTCAGCCTGCGGTCTCGATGCGCACCTCCCGGGCTCCGGCGAGGGTCCTGACCACGTCGGCATCGGACTGGATCGCCGGGTGGCCGGCCCAGCCGGGCGGGAGCGCGACGAACGGGGTCGCCGTCAGCGTGAGCCGGTTGCCGCTGGTGCGCCGCCGCCAGGTCGCCGCGATCTCGCCGTCGTGCAGCACGATGCCGGGGTTGGCCGCCGCCGCCCAGAGCTGCTTGCGCCGGGCGGCGTCGGGCAGGACGAGCTCGCGGTCGGCCAGCTCGGTGAGCGGGTCGTAGGGGCCGAGCAGCCGCAGCTCGCCGGGCGCCGGCGGGTCGTCGAGGGCGGCGAGGTCGGCGGTGAGGACGGCGCCCGCCCGGCCGCCGGCGTCGACCTCGGACAGCTCGGACTCGACGAGCGCCCACCAGTCCCTGGCCGCCGCCGGGGTGAGCGACAGCCAGCTGGCCAGGTGGGCCGGGCGCACCGGGCCGGCGACGTGGACGTAGCGGCGGACCAGCTCGGCCCGCGCGCCCGCGGCGTCGACCGCGTGCTCTCCGTCCGCGGGCGCCCGGCGGAACCGGAACACCCGGGCCGACTCGACCTCGGCGACGAGCCGCGCCTGCAGCGTCGCGTACCGGAACAGCGCGTCCTGGACGTGGTGGACGCCGCAGCCCGCGCACCACGGCGCGAGGGCCGGCGCGACCCGCGGCGAGACCGCCCCGGACAGCTCGCCCTTGGTGCGCGCGTCGCCGTCGGCCATGACCTCGCGCATGACCCCGGCGACCTCGTCGACGGCCGCGCCGAAGCCGGCGCCGACCTGGGCACCGGACGGGCCGATGGCCTGCGGGGCGAGCTGAGCGCCGTCGTCGATGCGCAGCGCCGCGGCCAGCAGGGCGAGGTCGTCGGCGCGGTGCAGGTGCAGGGCGGCCCGCACGGAATGGACGAGGACGCCGTCGCCCCCTCCCCCGCGCAGTGCCACCGCCAGCCGCGCCGTCGCCCCGGCCGGGTGGTCCTGGACGCCCACCGCCAGGATCGCCTCGGCACCGGCGCCGGGCCCGGAGAGGCCGGCGGCCGCCGCCCGGTAGGCGAGCACCTGCGCGCGAGTGATCATGGATCCCACCTTGCCACCCGGCACTGACAGCGTGGAATGCCATCCATAGTCTGTCGACCCATAGTGCCCAGCCCTCGACCGTGGACGAGTGTCGACGACCGAGGAGTATGCCCGTGGGCTGCGCGAGGCGTTCGCCGCGCGCCTGCAGGAGCTGCGTGACGCCGCCGAGCCCGAGCTGAGCCAGGAGGCACTGGCGATCGCCGCCGGCCTGGACCGCTCCTACGTCGGCATGCTCGAACGCGCCGAACGCACGCCGTCCATCTTCGTCGTGCACCTGCTGGCGGAGGCGCTGGGGCGGCCCGCGCGTGATCTTCTGCCCGCCCACCCGCCGCCCGTTCTGCCCGGAGTGCCGGAATAACCGGCGCGACCCGATCCGCTGAACCGCCTCATGCTACTCATAGTCTGTAGATCTTGAAGCGGGGCGACCCGCAGCGTAGACGGGTGCCACAGCCCCTCGACGACGAGCGCCGCGCCCTGAGCGCGTTCGGCACTCGCGTCCGAGAGCTCCGCCGCGAGCTGGGGCTGAGCCAGGAGGACCTCGCCGACCGCGCGAACCTCCACCGCACGTACGTCGGGTCGATCGAGCGGGGCGAACGCAACGTCGCGCTGCTCAACATCCACCGCCTCGCCAAGGCCCTGGGTGTGACCGCCCGCGATCTGCTCTGACTGTGCTCTCCATAGTCTGTCGACGAACGATCATCATGCCCCGACGGTGAGGGGATGCCCGCACACGACGACGTCAAGGCCGGCAAGGCCGACTTCCTCATGGCCTTCGGCGAGACGGCGCGCGCCCGCCGCGCGGCGCTCGGACTCACCCAGCGGCAGCTGGACGCGCGCATGGGCTATCGCGGCAAGTTCTCCGGCGGCGTCGAGCGCGGCGCCCGCAACCTCACGCTGGACAACCTCTACCTCCTGGCTGCCGCCCTGGACACCGACCCGCGGGACCTCCTGTCGGACTAGACATCCCAGGGGCGTAACTTGTCAAGCGGCCTCTGGTTGATCTTGGCCCCGGTGGGCCCAGGCGGTGTGTTCGTTGTAGTGGGTGTGGTGGCGTAGGCAGCCGTGCAGGATGCCGACGAGTCGGTTGCCCAGGGCGCGTAGTGCCTGGTGGTGCAGGTCCCCGGCGGCGCGGTGCTGGTCGTAGAACGCTCGGCATCCGGGGCTGGCGCTGAGTGAGCAGAATGCCCACTGGTCGATCGCGTCGTAGAGGCGGCGGTTACGAACGTGGCGGGCGAGCACGGCACGTTTCTTGCCCGAGGCGATGGTCAACGGTGACGTGCCGGCGTAGTTCTTGCGAGACTTGGCGGTGGTGTAGCGGTCGGGGTCGTCCCCGAACTCACCGAGCACCCGGGCGCCGAGCACATCACCGAGTCCTGGCAGGGAGAGGTAGATGTCGGCGTCCGGGTGTTGCTCAAAATGGTCGTTGAGCTGGGTTTCCAGCTCGCTGATCTGCCGGTTCAACTCCACGATGATGCCGGCCGTGGCGCGGGTGGTCGCAGCGAACGCGGCCGTCACCGGGCCGGGCGCGGTGAGCTGTTCGGTGCGTAGCGCGGCCTGGATCTGCGCCGCCCGCTGGTCCAGGTTGCGGCGCCGCCCGGCGTGCTTGAGCGCGGAACGGATCGCACCGATCGTCAGCCGGGCGCCGTCGGCTGGAGCCGGGGCACGGCCCAGCACCGCCAACGCGTCACGATCATGCAGGTCGTCGAAGGCCTGCAGGGCGGCCGGGTAGTACTCCCGCAACGCCGAGCGCAGCGCGTTGGTGTGCTTGTTCCGCGCCCAGATCAGGCTCTGGTGGGTGCGGGCGAGCACCTTGATCGCCTCGGCCTGGCCAGTGTCGCCGGCGACCGGGCGGTGGTTGTGCCGATCGGTGCGGACCAGATCGGCCAGAAGCTTGGCATCCCCGGCATCGGACTTGGCACCGGACACATGGTGGCGGTCGCGGTAACGGGTCACCGCCAGCGGGTTGATCGCATACACCTGGTAGCCGGCCGCGGTCAGCGCGTCGACCCACAGGCCCCGGTCGATCTCGATCCCGATCACCACGTCGCCCGGCTCGTCGGCATACCCGGCGATCAGCTCGTGCAGCCCGCCGATGCCCGCCAGCCCCTCGGGAAGCCGCCGCGACGCCAACCGGGTCCCGCCCTCGTCCATGACATGCACGTCGTGGTGGTCCTCGGCCCAGTCATCACCCACGAAGATCATCACATCGCCTCAGCCCTCTCGATGTCGTGACACAGGTCGGAGCCACGAGGGCCTCGGCGGCGACCTAATGGATCAGTGCTCGCACGGCACGACACCCCATCAGCGCTACGACAGCCCTCACCGACCGGCCGGGGCACGATCTAGCCCTAGGAATCAACCATCTCCGAGGCGTGGCAGTGCTCACCGGCCGGCGGCTCGACGACCAGCCTTCCCATCGACGCACAACAGCCAACGCAGAAACGCCGGTCGATCCCCATTAGGGCGTGCTCCGTGCGGCTTGACTTCGAGCGCACTCGAATTCGTAGCGTCGAAGCATGACCATCGAGCAACAACACCCGATCGGCACCGGGTTCGGCGCCCACACGACCGCCACCGAGGTCCTGGCCGGGCTCGACCTGTCCGGGCGCGTCGCGATCGTCACCGGCGGCTACTCGGGCCTCGGCCTCGAGACCACCCGCGCGCTCGCCGCGGCCGGCGCGCACGTCGTCGTGCCGGCGCGGCGACCGGACCACGCCCGCGAGGCCCTGGCCGGCCTCGGCGGCTCAGGCACCGGCTCCGTCGAGGTCGACGAGCTCGACCTGGGCGATCTCGAGAGCGTCCGCGGGTTCGCCGAGCGGTTCCTCGCGTCTGGCCGCGGCCTCGACACCGTCATCGACAGCGCGGGAATCATGGCCTGCCCCGAGACGCGCGTCGGGCCGGGCTGGGAGGCGCAGTTCGCCACCAACCACCTCGGGCACTTCGCGCTGGTCAACCGGCTCTGGCCGGCCCTGTCCGCCGGCGGCGGCGCCCGGGTCGTGTCGGTCTCGTCCCGCGGCCACCACCGCTCGCCGATCCGCTGGGACGACGTGCAGTTCGAGACCCGGTACGACAAGTGGCTCGCGTACGGGCAGGCCAAGACCGCGAACGTGCTGTTCGCCGTCCACCTCGACACCCTCGGCAAGGACGCCGGGGTGCGGGCGTTCGCGCTGCACCCGGGCGGCATCCTGACGCCGTTGCAGCGCCACCTGCCGAGGGAGGAGATGGTCGGCTACGGCTGGATCGACGAGGCCGGCAACCCGCTCGGGCAGGGCTTCAAGACGCCGGAGCAGGGCGCGGCGACGCAGGTCCTCGCGGCGACGTCGCCCCAGCTCGACGGCCTGGGCGGCCTCTACCTCGAGGACTGCGACGTCGCCGGTCCGGCCGCCGGTGAGGGCGCCACCGCCAGCGGGGTGAAGGACTACGCCGTCGACCCCGAGCAGGCGGCCCGGCTGTGGTCGCTCTCGGCCATCCTCACCGGCGTCGACGCCCTCGCCACCATCTGACGACGGGGTCAGCCTGCGGTCAGTGCCAATCGAGGCGCTCCCAGCGCTCGAGGGCGCCCTGACGGGTGTCGGCGAGCGCGGGGCTGCGCAGGTCGGCCACGTGCACGCCGTCCCAGAGCCGGAACCCGAGCTCCTCGAGCACCGCGGTCCGCCGCGCCCTCCGCCGCTCGGCCACGCGTTCGCGGGCGGCCCGGCCGAGTCCGGTGGTGTGCGGCCGGCCGGGCACGGCGGGCGCCGCCCGCGCCACCCGGAACGCGGCGAGCCGGGCCAGCGGCAGGAAGGCGCCGAGCGCACCGGCCAGCAGGACGGGGCCGAGCCCGTGCCCGCGCCAGGCGGCGGCGAGCTCGTAGCGGCGCACGACCACCACCCGCGGCGGTCCGTCGCCGACCCAGGCCTCGAGCTCGGGCAGCAGGCGTCCGCCGTCGTCGTCGACCACATGGGCGAGGAAACCGGGCGCCCACTCCCCCAGCACGACGGCGTCGAGGGCCACCCGGCCGCGCCGAAGGTCGGCGACGGTGACGGACAGGTCGGCGACGTGGCGCACCTCGGGGGCGCACAGGCCGAGCTCGGAGACGGCGGCGGTGACCTCCCACGCCTCGGGCCGGAGCTCGTCGTCGGGTTGCCACCAGGCACGGCGTTGCAGCACGGTCAGCTCGACGGACATCGGGTTGGCCGGTGGGGCGCTGAGCACGGTCGTGGGCCCGCCCCTCACTGGTCCAGGTCGCTGTAGGGGCCCCAGCGCTCGAGGGGTTCGAGGCTGGCGTCGGTGAGCGCCGTGTTGCGGAGGTCGACCACGTACACCCCGCGCCACAGGTAGAAGCCGATGCGCTCGAGCAGCGCGCCGAGCCGCAGGCAGGTGAGCTCGGCGGACACGCGGTCGCCCGCGACCCCGAAGAAGTCGGCCGGCGAGATGCGGCAGACCGCCAGCCGTGCGGTGGCGGCGAACCGTTCGAGGCTGGCCGCGATGAGCGGTCCGGCCAGGCCGAAACCGCGCCACGCGGGCGCGAGCTCGAACCGGCGCAGGATCACCATGCGCGGCAGGCCGTCACTGATCTGGTCGTCCAGCTCGGCGACCAGGGTCCCCTCGGCGAGGTCGAGGACGGTCTCGGCGATGAACTCGAGGGCCCACTCGCCGAGCTCGACGCTGTCGAGGAGGTTGCGGTCGCCGTTGAGGTCGGCGACCGCGAGGGAGAAGTCGCCCACGTGACGGTGCTCGGGGCGGCAGAGGTCGAGGTTCCACACGTCCGCGGAAACGTGCCAGTGTTCGGGGAGGTCATCTTCGTCGACCGTCTGCCACCACAGCATCCTGTGGGTCACGCTCAGTTCGATCGACATCGGGTTCGCGGGAAGGTCAGCCATTCCGGTCACCTCGCTCGCACGACATGGTTCGCAGGGCGGGTTGTCCGGCTGGCCCGGGGTCACAGCCGACAGGGCGGTCACGAGCGGCGTCGAACACCTGGACCACCTCGTTCGAGATGGGCGGGCGAGCTCCAACTCCTGATCAGCCATTGTCCTACGGCGCTGACTATGTGCAACCCGACTGCTCATGACGCAGCCGGCCGAACCG
This genomic window contains:
- the fabF gene encoding beta-ketoacyl-ACP synthase II, which translates into the protein MARSQARVVVTGLGATTPVGGDVASTWESLLAGRSGVRKLTQEWVAELPVQIGAPAAVDPSEVLPRVEARRLDRSAQFALICAREAWADAGFEGKSSAAGLDPERVGVVCASGIGGLTTLLSNYDQLRDAGPRRVSPLAIPMLMPNSPSANVSIDLQAQAGAHTPVSACSSGAEAIAYALDMIRLGRADVVVAGGTEAVISPLPIAAFANMMALSKRDDDPTAVSRPFDKNRDGFVLGEGGALMVLESAEHAEARGATIYAEVAGAGMSADAHHIAQPEPSGRGVITAIRKALTDAGLTPEDIAHVNCHATSTPAGDVAESLALNTVFGDRITSIPVTAPKSMIGHLLGGAGAVESLATVLTLHHGLVPPTANVDDVDDDVNLDIVRTTPRKLDDGPLAALNDSFGFGGHNVVLAFRRP
- a CDS encoding acyl-CoA carboxylase subunit beta, which produces MTALADRPASEKAAAPGKPAKPPRDEDPRNPKHRLTAHFDEGSLELISPDDLSGMLAAVGTVHGTPAVAFCSDATVMGGAMGADGCRVVVEAYERALADGVPIIGLWHSGGARLPEGVLSLHAVGEIFAIMTRASGKIPQLSVVLGPAAGGGAYGPALTDIVIMGPEGRVFVTGPEVVRSVTGEDVDMLRLGGPEPHGRRSGVVHVVASTEREALDHARHLGSLLGAQGSLDVDAVSDRDLGVHFPESAKRAYDVHPIVADLLDEDTGLELHPRWAPNITTTLGRFGGRTVGVIANNPLRLGGCLDSASAEKAARFVRMCDAFGVPLLVIVDVPGYLPGVGQEWDGVVRRGAKLLHAFAEATVPRVTLVTRKVYGGAYIAMNSRALGATRVFAWPTAEVAVMGAVAAVRILHRRKLAEVAPEVRPQVEAELAEEHQRITGSLDRAIEIGVIDEVIEPAVTRSALAAAIAAAPAGQRGSHGNIPL
- a CDS encoding DUF3145 family protein; this translates as MTTRGVLYVHAATSALCPHIEWAAAGALGVRVKLEWSPQPASPGMYRAELSWQGASGTGAKIASALRGWMHLRFEVTEEPSPGCEGARYSYTPTLGVFHAVTGVHGDIMIPEDRIKAAVVKASLGEADLEEEMRRLLGAPWDEELEPFRYAGDGAPVRWLHQVV
- a CDS encoding DNA glycosylase AlkZ-like family protein; translation: MITRAQVLAYRAAAAGLSGPGAGAEAILAVGVQDHPAGATARLAVALRGGGGDGVLVHSVRAALHLHRADDLALLAAALRIDDGAQLAPQAIGPSGAQVGAGFGAAVDEVAGVMREVMADGDARTKGELSGAVSPRVAPALAPWCAGCGVHHVQDALFRYATLQARLVAEVESARVFRFRRAPADGEHAVDAAGARAELVRRYVHVAGPVRPAHLASWLSLTPAAARDWWALVESELSEVDAGGRAGAVLTADLAALDDPPAPGELRLLGPYDPLTELADRELVLPDAARRKQLWAAAANPGIVLHDGEIAATWRRRTSGNRLTLTATPFVALPPGWAGHPAIQSDADVVRTLAGAREVRIETAG
- a CDS encoding helix-turn-helix transcriptional regulator, which codes for MSTTEEYARGLREAFAARLQELRDAAEPELSQEALAIAAGLDRSYVGMLERAERTPSIFVVHLLAEALGRPARDLLPAHPPPVLPGVPE
- a CDS encoding helix-turn-helix domain-containing protein produces the protein MPQPLDDERRALSAFGTRVRELRRELGLSQEDLADRANLHRTYVGSIERGERNVALLNIHRLAKALGVTARDLL
- a CDS encoding helix-turn-helix domain-containing protein, coding for MPAHDDVKAGKADFLMAFGETARARRAALGLTQRQLDARMGYRGKFSGGVERGARNLTLDNLYLLAAALDTDPRDLLSD
- a CDS encoding IS110 family transposase; the protein is MIFVGDDWAEDHHDVHVMDEGGTRLASRRLPEGLAGIGGLHELIAGYADEPGDVVIGIEIDRGLWVDALTAAGYQVYAINPLAVTRYRDRHHVSGAKSDAGDAKLLADLVRTDRHNHRPVAGDTGQAEAIKVLARTHQSLIWARNKHTNALRSALREYYPAALQAFDDLHDRDALAVLGRAPAPADGARLTIGAIRSALKHAGRRRNLDQRAAQIQAALRTEQLTAPGPVTAAFAATTRATAGIIVELNRQISELETQLNDHFEQHPDADIYLSLPGLGDVLGARVLGEFGDDPDRYTTAKSRKNYAGTSPLTIASGKKRAVLARHVRNRRLYDAIDQWAFCSLSASPGCRAFYDQHRAAGDLHHQALRALGNRLVGILHGCLRHHTHYNEHTAWAHRGQDQPEAA
- a CDS encoding SDR family NAD(P)-dependent oxidoreductase; the protein is MTIEQQHPIGTGFGAHTTATEVLAGLDLSGRVAIVTGGYSGLGLETTRALAAAGAHVVVPARRPDHAREALAGLGGSGTGSVEVDELDLGDLESVRGFAERFLASGRGLDTVIDSAGIMACPETRVGPGWEAQFATNHLGHFALVNRLWPALSAGGGARVVSVSSRGHHRSPIRWDDVQFETRYDKWLAYGQAKTANVLFAVHLDTLGKDAGVRAFALHPGGILTPLQRHLPREEMVGYGWIDEAGNPLGQGFKTPEQGAATQVLAATSPQLDGLGGLYLEDCDVAGPAAGEGATASGVKDYAVDPEQAARLWSLSAILTGVDALATI